In the Phaseolus vulgaris cultivar G19833 chromosome 7, P. vulgaris v2.0, whole genome shotgun sequence genome, one interval contains:
- the LOC137830546 gene encoding small ribosomal subunit protein uS11m-like has translation MVVRAASIVSKSGNVLISRQFVDMTRIRIEGLLAGFPKLVGTGKQHTCVETENLSFSQHGHVRGFSSSNFDRRRIQTSQNVNAEENARPDSMQNLENRQSRIWNNVNHNVNADANADPNFMQNRGNINPRMWNNLGQNVNADANAHPNFMQNRENIDPRMWTNVGQNVKANGKPPGYFVQDIEMVNLKSKDEVVTDLNSRPMDFVRGTIGEDNFIKGARSDVQYEQDADHVHIKMLRNNTFVTVTDSKGNVKLSGSAGSLKDLKSGQKLSRYAAEATAEVVGRRSRALGLKSVVMKVNGFTHFRRKRQAILSWKEGFTADSRGGRNPIVFIEDTTRKPHNGCRLPKKRRI, from the exons ATG GTTGTCCGTGCTGCATCCATTGTGAGCAAATCTGGCAACG TGCTAATTTCTAGACAGTTTGTGGACATGACTCGCATAAGAATTGAGGGTCTTCTAGCAGGATTTCCCAAGTTGGTTGGGACTGGAAAACAACACACATGTGTTGAGACTGAGAATCTATCTTTTTCACAGCATG GACATGTTAGAGGATTTTCAAGTTCAAATTTTGATAGGAGGAGGATTCAAACTAGCCAGAATGTGAATGCAGAGGAGAATGCTCGtccagactctatgcaaaattTAGAAAACAGACAATCCAGAATCTGGAATAATGTGAACCATAATGTGAATGCAGATGCCAACGCTGATCCAAATTTTATGCAGAATAGAGGGAACATAAATCCCAGAATGTGGAATAATCTGGGCCAGAATGTGAATGCAGATGCCAACGCTCATCCAAATTTTATGCAGAATAGAGAGAACATAGATCCCAGAATGTGGACTAATGTGGGCCAGAACGTGAAAGCAAATGGTAAACCTCCTGGGTATTTTGTGCAAGATATAGAGATGGTAAACCTCAAAAGCAAGGATGAAGTTGTGACTGACTTGAATTCTAGGCCTATGGACTTTGTAAGAGGAACTATAGGTgaagataattttattaaagGTGCTCGTTCAGATGTTCAGTATGAGCAGGATGCCGATCATGTTCATATAAAGATGTTACGGAATAATACCTTTGTGACTGTAACAGATTCTAAAGGAAATGTAAAACTCAGTGGCTCTGCTGGTTCATTGAAAGACCTGAAATCAGGGCAAAAACTTTCTAGGTATGCCGCCGAAGCAACTGCGGAAGTTGTGGGCCGGAGGTCTAGGGCTTTGGGATTGAAATCTGTTGTCATGAAAGTGAATGGATTTACTCATTTCAGGAGAAAAAGGCAAGCGATACTGAGCTGGAAGGAGGGTTTTACTGCTGATTCTCGAGGGGGTAGAAATCCAATTGTATTCATTGAAGATACCACAAGAAAACCCCATAATGGATGCAGACTACCAAAGAAACGACGTATTTAG